From the Deinococcota bacterium genome, the window CGCGCCGCCCGGCGTCGCCGGTGGGGCCGCCCTGGCTGCCGGCGCCCTCTTGCCCGACATCGACACCACGACGTCGGGCCTTGGCCGCTGGATAACGCCGGTGTCAGGGCCACTCGAGCAGCGCTTCGGTCACCGCACCATCACCCACTCGCTGGTCGGCATGGCCGCCCTGGCGGTCCTGACCGCCCCGCTGCTGGCCCTTAACCCGGCCGTGTGGGCCTGGCTGCTTGTGGGCGTGTTTAGCCACATCGTCTTGGACACCGCCAACATCATGGGCGTGCCGCTTCTCTGGCCGCTCAGGCTCCAGTTCTGGATGGTCAATAACCGCTCGCTTCGCGTTCCCTACGGCAGCCCGCGAGAATTTGCCTTTCTTGGCTGCTTCGCGGTCGCTGCCGTCGCTCTTATGCCGCTATCCGGTGACGGCTTCAGCCCATGGTTCCACCGCTTCATCGGGGCGCCCTACAGCGCATC encodes:
- a CDS encoding metal-dependent hydrolase; translated protein: MKAATHLAFAGLVGVIAAGFDAPPGVAGGAALAAGALLPDIDTTTSGLGRWITPVSGPLEQRFGHRTITHSLVGMAALAVLTAPLLALNPAVWAWLLVGVFSHIVLDTANIMGVPLLWPLRLQFWMVNNRSLRVPYGSPREFAFLGCFAVAAVALMPLSGDGFSPWFHRFIGAPYSASADYLRWRDDFEVWAEVRGHNLLTNEEISGRYRIIDALTPEELLLEDEGGRAYTAGQGAAANIQTRRITAWKGEPIASSVYRVDLEGRLVTDLITS